One region of Demequina sp. TMPB413 genomic DNA includes:
- a CDS encoding Fic family protein: protein MFTEIVVEIPAHIADRTAPLSPDANAELEHAVAAITRIESRSEHLAGLGELLVRSEAVASSKIEHVYSSLDDLARATVGAEAAAGARSTIAASRALTALAASCAGSPLTHDALLAAHHVLLEGDLLEGQYADTYRPVQNWVGGSDFSPRTAAHVPPPPDLVRPLIDDLIAFSARTDIPVVAQAAIVHGQFEAIHPFTDGNGRVGRALIGAVYRHRRMTSATTVPVAAAMLANTDTYFTHLASYRAGDIEPLVCYVAHCTVASAEAAIVTADRLAELPPLWHSQVSARRGSSARTLVDALLTAPVLDIARAEAATGASRPRAYDALDHLTNAGVLSEITGASRSRVWVASAVMDELAALEERIGLRTAPGKDWR from the coding sequence ATGTTCACTGAGATTGTGGTGGAGATTCCCGCCCACATCGCTGATCGCACTGCGCCGTTGTCGCCCGATGCGAATGCAGAGTTGGAACACGCCGTCGCGGCCATCACCCGCATCGAGAGCCGCTCGGAGCACCTCGCGGGGCTCGGCGAGCTCCTGGTGCGTAGCGAGGCCGTTGCCTCCTCCAAGATCGAGCACGTCTACTCGAGCCTCGACGACCTCGCACGTGCCACGGTTGGTGCCGAGGCCGCAGCAGGCGCGCGTTCCACCATCGCGGCGAGCCGTGCGCTCACTGCGCTCGCGGCGTCGTGCGCCGGTAGTCCACTCACGCACGACGCCCTCCTGGCGGCACACCACGTCCTGCTGGAGGGAGACCTCTTGGAGGGTCAGTACGCGGACACCTACCGCCCAGTTCAGAACTGGGTGGGCGGCTCCGACTTCTCACCGCGCACCGCAGCCCACGTGCCACCTCCACCGGATCTTGTCCGGCCACTCATCGACGACCTCATCGCGTTCTCTGCACGCACCGACATCCCCGTCGTCGCCCAAGCGGCGATCGTCCACGGCCAGTTCGAGGCGATTCACCCCTTCACAGACGGCAACGGGCGCGTCGGCCGCGCCCTCATCGGCGCCGTCTACCGGCATCGGAGAATGACGTCGGCGACCACTGTCCCGGTCGCTGCCGCGATGCTCGCCAATACCGACACGTACTTCACACACCTTGCGTCCTATCGCGCCGGCGACATCGAGCCCCTGGTGTGCTACGTCGCGCACTGCACCGTCGCGTCTGCCGAGGCCGCGATCGTCACCGCCGACCGCCTCGCTGAGCTACCGCCCCTGTGGCACAGCCAGGTCAGCGCCCGCCGCGGCTCATCTGCCAGGACACTTGTTGATGCATTGCTGACCGCGCCGGTGCTCGACATTGCACGAGCGGAAGCCGCGACTGGAGCCAGTCGCCCCCGCGCGTACGACGCCCTCGACCACCTCACCAACGCGGGGGTGCTGAGCGAGATCACCGGAGCATCGCGCTCGCGAGTGTGGGTAGCGTCGGCCGTCATGGACGAGCTGGCCGCACTCGAGGAGCGCATCGGCCTGCGCACCGCGCCCGGAAAGGACTGGCGTTGA
- a CDS encoding PhzF family phenazine biosynthesis protein: MTTRPFRMIDVFASDAPLTGNPLAVVLDAEGLTTEQMARFSAWTNLSECTFVLPPTDPAADYRVRIFSLTTELPFAGHPTLGTARAWLDAGGVPRTPGRVVQECGVGLVPVRIDDVALAFAAPPLVRSGAVDDADLAVALSVLGVAADDVVAAEWIDNGPGWMGILLRDADAVLVVEPDLASRVGQWSIGVVGPYAPGSDAALEVRAFFNDSGGPLREDPVTGSLNASIAQWLTASGSVQAPYVARQGAKVGRDGRVRVTRAEGEIWIGGRAVVIVAGAVDL, from the coding sequence ATGACAACCCGCCCGTTCCGCATGATCGACGTATTCGCGTCCGACGCCCCTCTCACCGGCAACCCGCTCGCGGTGGTGCTCGACGCCGAGGGTCTCACCACGGAGCAGATGGCCAGGTTCTCCGCGTGGACCAACCTCTCCGAGTGCACGTTCGTGCTGCCGCCCACCGACCCTGCCGCCGACTATCGCGTGCGCATCTTCTCGCTCACCACGGAGCTGCCGTTCGCTGGCCACCCCACCCTGGGCACGGCGCGCGCGTGGCTGGACGCCGGGGGAGTGCCGCGCACGCCCGGCCGAGTGGTTCAGGAGTGCGGGGTGGGCCTGGTGCCGGTGAGGATTGACGATGTTGCGCTCGCGTTCGCCGCGCCGCCGCTGGTCCGGTCGGGTGCGGTGGACGACGCCGACCTTGCCGTCGCGCTGTCCGTCCTGGGCGTTGCGGCCGACGACGTGGTTGCGGCTGAGTGGATCGACAACGGTCCTGGTTGGATGGGGATATTGCTGCGTGACGCCGACGCTGTGCTCGTCGTGGAGCCCGACCTTGCGTCGCGCGTGGGTCAGTGGAGCATCGGCGTGGTCGGGCCGTACGCGCCGGGGAGCGATGCAGCACTCGAGGTGCGCGCCTTCTTCAACGACTCGGGCGGCCCGCTAAGGGAGGACCCGGTGACAGGGAGCCTCAACGCGTCGATCGCGCAGTGGCTCACGGCGTCGGGCAGCGTCCAGGCGCCCTACGTGGCCCGCCAGGGCGCCAAGGTCGGCCGCGACGGGCGAGTGCGCGTGACCCGCGCCGAGGGCGAGATCTGGATTGGCGGGAGGGCCGTCGTCATCGTCGCAGGGGCGGTGGACCTCTAG
- a CDS encoding thioesterase family protein, whose amino-acid sequence MNLYLRLIFFRLLSSRRSRLTMWDTAVTPFRVTLSDLDLLGHVNNSKYLAIMDLARIDLLMRSGWWNKFHRKGWYPVVAGQTITYRKSLKLGQRFEVETRVLGMDERWFYLQQVFRSEGAVCAHALVRTRFLKKSGGSVQHDEMGEFVGGFPDGLEVPDWVGPWTTATKDAV is encoded by the coding sequence ATGAACCTGTATCTGCGCCTGATTTTCTTCCGGCTGCTGTCGAGTCGCCGCAGTCGCCTCACCATGTGGGACACCGCCGTCACTCCGTTCCGTGTGACGCTGAGCGACCTGGACCTGCTGGGCCACGTCAACAACTCCAAGTACCTGGCGATCATGGACCTGGCACGCATCGACCTGCTGATGCGCTCCGGCTGGTGGAACAAGTTCCACCGCAAGGGTTGGTATCCCGTGGTGGCAGGGCAAACGATCACGTACCGCAAATCGCTCAAGCTGGGCCAACGCTTCGAGGTGGAGACCCGCGTTCTGGGCATGGACGAACGCTGGTTCTACCTCCAACAGGTGTTCCGCAGCGAGGGCGCCGTCTGTGCACACGCGCTCGTGCGGACGCGGTTTCTCAAGAAGAGCGGCGGCAGCGTCCAGCACGACGAGATGGGCGAGTTTGTGGGCGGGTTCCCCGATGGGCTTGAGGTTCCCGACTGGGTTGGCCCGTGGACGACGGCCACCAAGGATGCTGTCTAG
- a CDS encoding Fur family transcriptional regulator, with the protein MATRTEQGADIADAIRGAGLKFTEPRAAVLRALHEHPHASAEEVLGHVSHALPKASLQSVYNALNDFVAAGLVRRIEPAGSPGLYEVRVDDNHHHLICTGCGAVTDVDCAVGHAPCLTPSESHGFIVQAAEVTYWGLCAQCASAPSHPTPSTQTTTTG; encoded by the coding sequence ATGGCGACGCGAACAGAACAGGGCGCGGATATCGCCGACGCCATTCGCGGTGCGGGGCTCAAGTTCACCGAGCCGCGAGCGGCAGTACTGCGCGCACTCCACGAGCACCCGCACGCGAGCGCCGAAGAAGTGCTGGGCCACGTCTCGCACGCGCTGCCTAAGGCAAGCCTGCAATCCGTCTACAACGCGCTCAACGACTTTGTCGCGGCGGGCCTGGTGCGTCGCATCGAGCCGGCCGGAAGCCCAGGGCTCTACGAAGTGCGCGTGGACGACAACCACCACCACCTGATCTGCACGGGCTGCGGCGCGGTCACCGACGTCGATTGCGCCGTGGGGCACGCGCCCTGCCTGACGCCATCGGAGAGCCACGGGTTCATCGTCCAAGCCGCCGAGGTCACCTACTGGGGCCTGTGCGCGCAGTGCGCGTCGGCACCGTCGCACCCCACTCCTTCCACCCAAACGACCACTACGGGCTGA
- the katG gene encoding catalase/peroxidase HPI: MSQPDQPVAPIGENTTAADDAVTPIDTPVDEREDGESRPRPNVDATCPVLPGAEPHPTSGSANQRWWPNQLNLRILKKNPVEANPLGEDFDYAAAFQALDLEAVKADIAKTLTTSQDWWPADFGHYGPLIIRMAWHSAGTYRVMDGRGGGGAGMQRFAPLNSWPDNVNLDKARRILWDVKKKYGQAISWADLMILAGNVALGQMGFKTFGFAGGRADVWEPDDDVYWGPESTWLGDERYTKDHDLERPLAAVQMGLIYVNPEGPAGNPDPLASAQDIRETFRRMAMNDEETVALIAGGHTFGKTHGAAPDTNIEDNPEAAGLELQGLGWKNNHGSGKGDDTITSGLEVTWTYHPTRWDNEFFHILYAYEWELFTSPAGAHQWRPVNGGGADMVPMAHDATKRREPRMLTSDLALRVDPEYDKISRRFAEDPEAFADAFSRAWFKLTHRDMGPVSRYLGPEVPDEELLWQDPLPAVDHELIDAADAAELKKQILDSGLTVTELVSTTWAAASTFRGSDKRGGVNGARIRLEPQRNWSVNNPERVAKVVGVLEGIKASFDGAQAGGAKKVSLADLLVLAGNAAVEKAAKDGGFDVEVPFHPGRTDATQEQTDVESFSYLEPVADGFRNYYGPNATLPQEHQLIDKANLLTLSAPEMTVLVGGLRVLGANWDDAPYGVFTARPGVLSNDFFVALLELGTTWKPLDPGSQAFEGRKDGSGELVGRGTRVDLLFGSNSELRALAEVYASDDAAEKFVRDFAAAWGKVTELDRFDLR; this comes from the coding sequence ATGTCTCAACCAGACCAGCCCGTCGCCCCCATCGGCGAGAACACCACCGCTGCTGACGACGCAGTCACGCCCATCGACACCCCCGTCGATGAGCGCGAAGACGGCGAGAGCAGGCCTCGCCCTAACGTCGACGCGACGTGCCCCGTGCTTCCTGGCGCTGAGCCTCACCCCACGAGCGGGTCTGCGAATCAGCGTTGGTGGCCCAACCAACTGAACCTGCGCATCCTGAAGAAGAACCCTGTCGAGGCCAACCCGCTGGGGGAGGACTTCGACTACGCGGCCGCTTTCCAAGCGCTCGACCTTGAGGCAGTGAAGGCCGACATCGCGAAGACGCTCACCACGTCTCAAGACTGGTGGCCGGCCGACTTTGGGCACTACGGGCCGCTGATCATCAGGATGGCGTGGCACAGCGCGGGCACCTACCGCGTGATGGACGGGCGAGGAGGCGGAGGCGCTGGCATGCAGCGCTTCGCACCGCTGAACAGCTGGCCGGACAACGTCAACCTCGACAAGGCCAGGCGCATCCTGTGGGACGTCAAGAAGAAGTACGGCCAGGCGATCTCCTGGGCCGACCTCATGATCCTCGCGGGCAACGTGGCGCTCGGGCAGATGGGCTTCAAGACCTTCGGCTTCGCCGGCGGCCGTGCCGACGTCTGGGAGCCGGACGACGACGTGTACTGGGGCCCCGAGTCCACCTGGCTTGGCGACGAGCGCTACACCAAGGATCACGACCTGGAGCGCCCGCTCGCCGCCGTGCAGATGGGCCTCATCTACGTCAACCCAGAGGGACCCGCAGGCAACCCGGACCCGCTCGCCTCGGCGCAAGACATTCGCGAGACCTTCAGGCGGATGGCCATGAACGACGAGGAGACTGTGGCGCTCATCGCCGGCGGTCACACGTTCGGCAAGACCCACGGCGCGGCGCCGGACACCAACATCGAGGACAACCCCGAGGCCGCGGGCCTGGAGTTGCAGGGGCTCGGCTGGAAGAACAACCACGGATCCGGCAAGGGTGACGACACGATCACCAGCGGTCTCGAGGTCACGTGGACCTACCACCCGACCCGGTGGGACAACGAGTTCTTCCACATTCTCTACGCCTACGAGTGGGAACTGTTCACCAGCCCTGCTGGGGCGCACCAGTGGCGTCCCGTCAACGGCGGCGGCGCTGACATGGTGCCGATGGCGCACGACGCGACCAAGCGCCGTGAGCCGCGCATGCTCACGAGCGACCTCGCACTGCGGGTCGACCCTGAGTACGACAAGATCTCGCGTCGCTTCGCGGAGGACCCTGAGGCGTTTGCGGACGCCTTCTCTCGCGCCTGGTTCAAACTGACTCACCGCGACATGGGGCCCGTCTCCCGCTACCTCGGACCAGAGGTGCCGGACGAGGAACTGCTGTGGCAGGACCCCCTGCCCGCCGTGGATCACGAACTCATCGACGCTGCGGATGCGGCCGAGCTCAAGAAGCAGATTCTCGACTCAGGCCTCACGGTGACGGAACTGGTGTCCACCACGTGGGCCGCCGCCTCGACCTTCCGTGGCAGCGACAAGCGCGGCGGCGTCAACGGCGCACGCATTCGCTTGGAGCCTCAGCGCAACTGGTCCGTCAACAACCCCGAGCGTGTCGCCAAGGTAGTGGGCGTGCTCGAGGGGATCAAGGCGTCGTTCGATGGCGCCCAGGCCGGAGGTGCGAAGAAGGTTTCGCTCGCCGACCTGCTGGTCTTGGCCGGTAACGCTGCGGTGGAGAAGGCCGCGAAGGATGGCGGGTTCGACGTGGAGGTGCCGTTCCACCCTGGACGCACCGACGCGACGCAGGAGCAGACCGACGTGGAGTCGTTCAGTTACCTGGAGCCCGTTGCCGACGGATTCCGCAACTACTACGGCCCCAACGCCACGCTTCCTCAAGAGCACCAGCTCATCGACAAGGCCAACCTGCTCACGCTCAGTGCACCCGAGATGACCGTCTTGGTGGGCGGACTGCGCGTGCTGGGCGCCAACTGGGACGACGCGCCCTACGGCGTCTTCACCGCCCGGCCAGGCGTGCTGAGCAACGACTTCTTTGTCGCGCTGCTCGAGCTGGGCACCACGTGGAAGCCGCTCGACCCCGGTTCGCAGGCTTTCGAGGGCCGCAAGGACGGCTCTGGCGAACTCGTGGGACGCGGCACCCGAGTGGACTTGCTGTTCGGGTCCAACTCGGAGCTGCGCGCCCTCGCGGAGGTCTACGCAAGCGACGACGCCGCCGAGAAGTTCGTGCGCGACTTTGCCGCCGCGTGGGGCAAGGTGACGGAGCTGGACCGCTTCGACTTGCGTTGA
- a CDS encoding Fic family protein, translating to MTSGVWPALAWEEHTWRPATRWGVRANEPRAEMRYEAAVPPFIADRTPELSAATAGEARMAEQELSRLDAELGSRMSAFAPVLLRSEAASSSQIENLTASARAIFSAELGVKTGRNAEQITANTRSLQAAIALADEPSARSILEMHRVLMEGQIQHSPGTWRKEAVWIGTSAQSPVGAEFVAPHHSRVPALVDDLVAFCARDGMSPLVAMAIGHAQFEAIHPFTDGNGRTGRALAQAMLRRTAVTRNVALPVSAGLLADVEGYHGALTAYRDGDVEPIVLAFAHAISRAIRNTRTLVAELDEVRAAWESALQVRRNSHAWRLLDVLIRRPVLSAALAAQELGVKQPNVYPPLRALTEAGIVKSKNEHRLGPFWRADDVLAAVDRFAERAGRREAS from the coding sequence ATGACATCGGGAGTGTGGCCAGCGCTCGCGTGGGAGGAACACACATGGCGTCCTGCCACACGGTGGGGCGTCCGCGCCAACGAGCCGCGGGCCGAGATGCGCTACGAGGCGGCCGTGCCGCCCTTCATCGCGGATCGTACGCCCGAACTGAGCGCGGCTACGGCGGGCGAGGCACGTATGGCGGAGCAGGAACTCAGCAGGCTTGATGCGGAACTCGGTTCGCGCATGAGTGCGTTCGCGCCAGTGTTGCTCCGGTCCGAGGCGGCGTCCTCTTCGCAAATCGAGAATCTCACCGCCTCCGCCCGAGCCATCTTCAGTGCAGAACTCGGCGTGAAGACCGGGCGAAACGCAGAGCAAATCACCGCCAACACCAGGAGCCTCCAGGCCGCGATCGCACTGGCCGATGAGCCGTCTGCACGTTCGATCCTCGAGATGCACCGCGTGCTCATGGAGGGCCAGATTCAGCATTCGCCCGGCACTTGGCGGAAGGAGGCGGTGTGGATCGGCACGAGTGCCCAGAGCCCAGTAGGGGCGGAGTTCGTCGCACCACACCACTCCCGGGTCCCCGCGCTTGTCGACGACCTGGTCGCGTTTTGTGCGCGCGATGGCATGTCGCCGCTGGTTGCCATGGCGATCGGACACGCACAGTTCGAGGCCATCCACCCCTTTACTGACGGCAACGGACGCACGGGCCGCGCGCTGGCGCAGGCAATGCTGCGCCGCACAGCCGTGACGCGGAACGTGGCGCTGCCCGTATCGGCCGGGTTGCTCGCCGATGTCGAGGGCTATCACGGCGCGCTCACCGCGTACCGGGATGGCGACGTTGAGCCGATCGTGCTGGCATTCGCCCACGCAATTTCGCGAGCGATTCGTAACACCCGCACACTGGTCGCGGAGCTCGATGAGGTCCGCGCGGCGTGGGAGTCGGCGCTTCAGGTGCGGCGAAACTCACATGCGTGGAGATTGTTGGATGTGCTGATACGGCGCCCCGTGTTGTCGGCGGCGCTCGCGGCGCAAGAACTTGGAGTCAAGCAGCCCAACGTCTACCCGCCGCTGCGTGCGCTCACGGAGGCGGGAATCGTGAAGTCAAAGAACGAGCATCGGCTGGGACCCTTCTGGCGAGCGGACGATGTGCTCGCGGCCGTGGACCGGTTTGCCGAACGCGCGGGACGGCGTGAGGCAAGTTGA
- a CDS encoding DUF3054 domain-containing protein, protein MNIRQASVGAAALDAGAIVVFAAVGRFNHDEGVLGDAGMGLATTAWPFLVGGALGWVLAKAWKRPCAWRPTGLIIWASTLVGGMLLRVASGQGVQVSFVIVAGLVLAAFLVGWRVISGLIASRMGLKK, encoded by the coding sequence ATGAACATTCGCCAAGCATCGGTTGGCGCTGCGGCGCTTGATGCGGGCGCCATCGTGGTGTTTGCCGCGGTGGGCCGTTTCAACCACGACGAGGGCGTCCTGGGCGACGCAGGCATGGGCCTGGCGACCACCGCGTGGCCGTTTCTCGTGGGCGGTGCCCTCGGTTGGGTGCTGGCCAAGGCCTGGAAGCGGCCCTGCGCGTGGCGGCCCACTGGCCTGATCATCTGGGCGTCGACCCTGGTAGGCGGCATGCTCCTGCGCGTCGCGAGTGGGCAGGGTGTTCAGGTGTCGTTCGTGATTGTCGCCGGGCTGGTGCTTGCGGCGTTCCTGGTGGGATGGCGCGTGATCTCCGGTCTGATTGCCAGCAGGATGGGGCTTAAGAAGTAG